From one Natronogracilivirga saccharolytica genomic stretch:
- a CDS encoding 2-hydroxyacid dehydrogenase, translating to MKIAFFTAKSYDKYYFNQQLSGTSHEITYFEDALNTETAVLTRGFDAVCVFVNNQVDRETIELIAGYGVKAVALRSAGVNNIDLQAADDAGLHVFRVPAYSPEAVAEHTAALILTLNRKTHKAYNRVRENNFSLESLTGFNIHGKAVGVIGTGKIGVAFCRIMRGMGCTINAFDPWQNEEVIEMGGKYMELDELLANSNIISLHCPLMHETKHIIDKQAIDKMNNSPMLINTSRGALINTADVIEGLKEKKIGSLGIDVYEQEEHIFFQDLSEQVIEDDEIARLMAFPNVLITGHQAFLTKEALNEIAKTTLNNLSAFEAGEEVENRVRP from the coding sequence ATGAAAATTGCATTCTTCACGGCCAAGTCGTACGACAAATATTATTTCAATCAGCAGCTTTCCGGCACCAGCCATGAAATCACCTATTTTGAAGATGCGCTGAACACTGAAACAGCCGTGCTTACACGTGGTTTTGATGCGGTTTGCGTATTTGTCAATAATCAGGTCGATCGCGAAACTATCGAGCTGATTGCCGGTTATGGTGTCAAAGCGGTTGCTCTGAGATCGGCAGGAGTCAACAATATCGATCTTCAGGCGGCCGATGACGCCGGGCTGCACGTGTTCCGTGTTCCGGCATACTCCCCGGAAGCCGTTGCCGAACATACCGCAGCGCTGATTCTGACACTGAACAGAAAAACCCATAAAGCCTACAACCGGGTCCGGGAAAATAATTTCTCACTTGAAAGCCTTACCGGATTCAATATCCACGGCAAGGCGGTCGGCGTGATCGGTACCGGGAAAATCGGCGTGGCTTTTTGCCGGATCATGCGTGGAATGGGCTGTACTATCAATGCCTTTGATCCCTGGCAGAACGAAGAGGTGATCGAAATGGGCGGGAAGTACATGGAACTGGACGAGCTGCTGGCCAACAGCAACATCATTTCGCTCCACTGCCCCCTGATGCACGAAACCAAGCATATTATCGACAAGCAGGCTATAGATAAGATGAACAACAGCCCCATGCTCATCAACACCAGCCGGGGCGCGCTCATCAATACAGCTGATGTGATCGAGGGGCTCAAAGAGAAAAAAATCGGGTCACTGGGCATTGATGTATACGAACAGGAAGAGCATATCTTCTTTCAGGATCTTTCTGAACAAGTTATCGAGGATGACGAAATCGCACGGCTGATGGCATTTCCCAATGTGCTGATCACCGGCCATCAGGCATTCCTGACGAAAGAGGCCCTGAATGAAATTGCAAAAACGACCCTGAATAACCTTTCCGCCTTTGAGGCAGGTGAAGAAGTGGAGAACCGGGTCCGGCCATGA
- a CDS encoding CHRD domain-containing protein produces MYKFLQFRFLTGYLSILALALFLNPDFAAAQNGDADFRVSTASVDESYPNFDDAHPVVYTINGVQGKELTLYRGQTYTFEIDASGHPFFFTTEQGGANNYAGEITNGVENSRAQDGVVTVTVDEDLPDEIYYECGFHTNMGGVIQVQNLPEPAITEYRARLSGANEVPPVFTTATGHITASLDGAELTLSGSFEGLESPVEPIAETGVHIHAGFAGQNGGVEVVLTPQLSDGDTAGDIDETITLTGEQLNMLENRRLYINIHTEGNPAGELRGQLVPDGPAGFQAYASGGYEVPANVSLAQGGLFLEWDGSDLVVSGAFEGLSEPYIEEVGETGSGAHLHVGFAGENGPVELSLTAQTSDDGLSGVFHPMENTFEDVDSDIAERLAGRQHYLNIHSEAYPAGEIRGQVVPEADIYFYAPLSSGIEKFGNTSEGRGAVLVEWYADESEIVLTGAFSDLGSDYDTGIGSHIHVGYAGQSGGVLVANPASVGDDDRSGFYQPDENTFTLEPEDVALLVNRQTYFNVHTAEWPGGEIRGSLLPFAQHYFAANLTGEAEVQPVFTDAFGGIAAELRGNRLTVSGSFSDLGSNFNESPGAHIHYGRAGENGSVAFPFDVDTGDAEDARDGVVAGPANTFELTEHDILALAAGELYVNIHSEENQPGEIRGQLLLDPNSAPVDDPAITAPGDGAEIVIEGDAGTPFVPQWNSSEDPDGDRVVYVWQLALDEDFENVVFAANAGEEEELNLTFADVDGLLDDLGVEPGTEAVVYHRALATDGSYFHIGSGASVTIERGVLTSGQEEPQLADRFELRQNYPNPFNPATTIQFVLPERAQTTLRVYNAIGREVATLVDENLSAGTHEVTFDAASLSSGIYLYRLEAGSFRQTQKMILAK; encoded by the coding sequence ATGTACAAATTTTTACAATTCCGGTTTTTGACCGGCTATCTATCGATTCTTGCTCTTGCGTTATTTTTAAATCCAGATTTTGCAGCAGCGCAAAATGGAGATGCTGATTTCCGGGTCTCCACTGCGTCTGTGGACGAATCCTATCCCAACTTTGACGATGCCCACCCTGTTGTCTATACAATAAATGGTGTGCAGGGCAAAGAACTCACACTTTACCGGGGTCAGACGTACACCTTTGAAATTGATGCATCCGGCCATCCTTTTTTCTTTACAACGGAACAAGGCGGTGCCAATAATTACGCCGGAGAAATCACCAATGGTGTGGAAAACAGTCGTGCCCAGGATGGTGTGGTGACCGTTACCGTGGATGAAGATTTGCCCGATGAGATATACTACGAATGCGGGTTTCATACCAACATGGGCGGGGTAATTCAGGTACAGAATCTTCCGGAACCGGCCATAACCGAGTATCGTGCACGTCTTTCCGGTGCCAATGAAGTCCCGCCGGTATTTACCACCGCCACTGGCCATATAACGGCATCGCTTGATGGTGCCGAATTGACCCTTTCGGGAAGTTTTGAGGGACTCGAAAGTCCGGTCGAACCGATTGCCGAAACCGGTGTACATATTCATGCCGGATTTGCGGGACAGAATGGTGGCGTAGAGGTTGTACTTACTCCACAACTCAGCGACGGTGACACTGCGGGAGATATCGATGAGACCATCACACTGACCGGCGAACAGCTCAACATGCTTGAAAACCGCCGGCTCTATATCAATATCCATACAGAAGGAAATCCTGCAGGCGAACTGCGCGGACAACTGGTGCCCGACGGACCGGCCGGCTTCCAGGCCTATGCTTCCGGCGGTTATGAAGTTCCTGCCAATGTCAGCCTTGCCCAGGGCGGACTTTTCCTGGAGTGGGACGGATCTGATCTGGTGGTGTCCGGAGCTTTCGAAGGCCTCAGTGAACCATATATTGAGGAGGTGGGCGAGACCGGTTCCGGCGCACATCTTCATGTCGGGTTTGCGGGAGAAAACGGACCTGTCGAACTTTCACTAACCGCCCAAACTTCTGACGATGGACTGTCGGGTGTATTTCATCCCATGGAAAATACTTTTGAGGATGTGGACAGCGATATTGCTGAACGACTGGCCGGACGACAGCATTACCTTAATATTCACAGCGAAGCGTATCCTGCCGGAGAAATTCGCGGACAGGTAGTTCCGGAAGCGGATATCTATTTCTATGCGCCGCTTTCATCCGGTATCGAGAAGTTCGGCAACACCAGCGAAGGCCGTGGTGCCGTACTTGTTGAGTGGTATGCGGATGAAAGTGAGATTGTCCTGACCGGCGCCTTCAGTGATTTGGGATCCGATTACGACACGGGAATCGGTTCACACATCCATGTCGGTTATGCCGGGCAGTCCGGTGGCGTCCTCGTTGCCAATCCGGCAAGCGTTGGAGACGATGACCGGAGCGGTTTCTACCAACCTGATGAAAACACGTTCACGCTCGAGCCTGAGGATGTGGCACTGCTGGTCAATCGCCAGACCTATTTTAATGTGCACACGGCCGAGTGGCCGGGAGGTGAAATCCGCGGAAGCCTGCTTCCGTTTGCTCAGCACTATTTTGCTGCCAATCTGACCGGAGAGGCAGAGGTTCAGCCTGTGTTTACCGATGCCTTCGGCGGAATTGCAGCAGAACTGCGTGGTAACCGGCTCACCGTTTCCGGGTCCTTTTCCGATCTTGGTAGCAATTTTAATGAATCACCGGGGGCGCACATCCACTATGGTCGTGCTGGTGAGAACGGTAGCGTTGCTTTTCCTTTTGATGTTGATACCGGTGACGCAGAAGATGCACGGGACGGAGTCGTTGCCGGGCCGGCCAATACCTTCGAATTGACAGAGCATGATATCCTTGCTCTGGCTGCGGGTGAACTCTATGTCAATATCCATTCTGAAGAAAATCAGCCCGGGGAAATTCGCGGACAATTACTGCTGGATCCCAACAGTGCACCGGTGGATGATCCCGCTATAACGGCTCCTGGCGACGGCGCAGAAATAGTAATCGAGGGCGATGCCGGTACGCCATTTGTGCCACAGTGGAACAGCTCTGAAGATCCGGACGGCGACCGCGTGGTTTATGTATGGCAACTGGCCCTGGATGAAGATTTTGAGAATGTCGTTTTTGCCGCAAACGCTGGCGAAGAGGAAGAGCTCAATCTTACGTTTGCAGATGTTGACGGATTGCTGGATGATCTTGGTGTTGAACCGGGAACGGAAGCTGTTGTCTATCACCGTGCATTAGCTACCGATGGTAGTTACTTCCACATCGGTTCAGGTGCTTCGGTGACAATCGAGCGGGGAGTGTTAACCTCCGGACAGGAGGAACCTCAGCTGGCCGACCGGTTTGAACTGCGCCAAAACTATCCGAACCCGTTTAATCCGGCCACAACTATTCAATTTGTGCTTCCTGAGCGGGCACAGACTACACTGCGTGTGTATAATGCTATCGGAAGGGAGGTGGCGACGCTGGTAGATGAGAATCTTTCGGCAGGTACACATGAAGTGACCTTTGATGCCGCGTCCCTTTCCAGCGGTATATACCTGTACCGCCTCGAGGCAGGTTCCTTCCGTCAGACCCAAAAAATGATCCTGGCCAAGTAG
- a CDS encoding DASH family cryptochrome — protein MTITLHLFRNDLRLLDNPALTHAAQNGSHLIPLYVLDERVTGKTRFGFPKTGPHRQRFLRESLSQLDKSLQANGSGLLVATGRPHEIIASLCDAMDISLVTFQEEIAPEEKETERAIREVLSARGISLRTFRSFTLFHPDDLPMPVSGTPDVFTQFRKRVEKYSEIRPALPAPEFPPLPPLPESLEHAPGTIGTGKASLDHALPQTYTEPDPRAAIVFRGGEDQALARLDHYFWKTDELQKYKFKRNGLLGPDYSSKFSAWLANGCLSPRTIHDQVKLYESERKKNVSTYWLIFELIWRDYFHFIMEKYGARLFHRDGLSSEPGSWSTDPERFQKWRDGETGIPFIDANMRELAATGYMSNRGRQNVASYLSKYLGIDWRMGAEWFESMLIDYDVHSNWGNWAYVSGVGNDPRDRYFHILNQARKYDPKGDYVRHWLPELAGLPEEHIHEPWKTVHPPAAYPGQLIDFEQTVKRLSGP, from the coding sequence ATGACTATCACTCTCCACTTATTTCGAAACGATCTGCGACTGCTCGACAATCCGGCACTCACGCATGCGGCACAAAATGGCAGCCACCTGATCCCTCTGTATGTATTGGATGAAAGGGTGACAGGTAAAACCCGGTTCGGCTTTCCGAAAACAGGCCCTCACCGGCAGCGATTTCTCCGTGAATCACTATCTCAGCTGGATAAGAGTTTGCAGGCAAACGGTTCCGGACTGCTTGTCGCAACCGGCCGGCCTCATGAGATCATCGCATCCTTGTGTGATGCCATGGATATTTCGCTGGTCACTTTTCAGGAGGAAATAGCACCGGAAGAAAAAGAGACGGAACGGGCTATAAGGGAAGTCCTTTCGGCCCGTGGTATTTCCCTCCGCACATTCCGGTCATTCACCCTGTTTCATCCGGATGACCTGCCCATGCCGGTCTCCGGGACGCCCGACGTCTTTACGCAGTTCCGCAAACGGGTGGAAAAATATTCTGAAATCAGGCCGGCGCTGCCTGCCCCTGAGTTTCCGCCGCTTCCACCCCTTCCGGAATCGTTGGAACATGCACCGGGAACCATCGGCACCGGAAAGGCTTCGCTGGATCATGCTTTGCCGCAAACGTATACAGAGCCGGATCCGCGAGCTGCCATCGTATTCCGGGGCGGAGAGGATCAGGCACTGGCACGACTTGATCATTATTTCTGGAAAACCGACGAGCTGCAGAAATACAAATTCAAGCGGAACGGACTGCTCGGGCCGGATTACAGCTCCAAATTCTCCGCCTGGCTGGCCAACGGCTGCCTGTCTCCCAGAACAATCCATGACCAGGTGAAATTGTACGAATCCGAACGGAAGAAAAACGTCTCGACGTACTGGCTCATTTTCGAACTCATCTGGCGCGACTATTTTCATTTCATCATGGAAAAGTACGGCGCCCGGCTTTTCCATCGCGACGGCCTGTCATCAGAGCCCGGCAGCTGGAGCACCGATCCGGAACGTTTTCAGAAGTGGCGGGACGGAGAAACCGGCATTCCGTTTATCGATGCCAATATGAGGGAACTTGCCGCGACGGGGTATATGTCCAACCGCGGACGGCAGAATGTGGCTTCCTATCTGAGCAAATATCTCGGCATTGACTGGCGGATGGGCGCGGAGTGGTTCGAATCCATGCTCATCGACTACGACGTTCATTCCAACTGGGGCAACTGGGCTTATGTAAGCGGAGTGGGCAATGATCCTCGGGACCGGTATTTTCATATCCTCAATCAGGCCCGCAAGTATGATCCCAAGGGAGACTACGTTCGTCACTGGCTGCCCGAACTGGCCGGCCTGCCGGAGGAGCACATCCACGAACCATGGAAAACAGTGCATCCCCCGGCAGCATATCCCGGACAGCTCATTGATTTCGAGCAGACCGTCAAACGGCTTTCCGGACCATGA
- a CDS encoding ATP-grasp domain-containing protein, protein MRSRSADIALLTDRRYAGSDAPPGDWYVANILREDQLLQNALARAGFSSVRLDWADPDADWSGFRCAVFRTTWDYYERIPEFSGWLDRIEPQTRLCNPASLVRWNMDKHYLADLESRGVPVVPSLFLEAGTAPDLSRLLEKAGWSEAVVKPCISGGARHTWRVDRGNARELSAAIEPLMAQESFMLQPFIEDVLHTGEITLMVIGGRYTHAVRKVAKPGDFRVQDDHGGSVHHWKPTSGQVEIAERAMAACPSPPAYGRVDLVRDERGQWLVMELEIIEPELWLRHHPEAAEALARAIIGEVD, encoded by the coding sequence TTGCGATCCCGTTCCGCCGATATCGCCCTGCTCACCGACCGCAGATATGCCGGATCCGACGCCCCGCCCGGCGACTGGTATGTCGCCAATATCCTGCGGGAGGACCAGCTGCTTCAGAATGCCCTTGCCCGGGCCGGATTTTCATCCGTCCGTCTGGACTGGGCTGATCCGGATGCCGACTGGTCCGGCTTCCGCTGTGCCGTTTTCCGCACCACATGGGATTATTACGAAAGGATTCCGGAATTTTCCGGCTGGCTGGATCGCATCGAACCGCAAACCCGTCTCTGCAATCCCGCTTCGCTGGTACGATGGAACATGGACAAGCATTATCTCGCTGATCTGGAGTCCCGGGGTGTCCCCGTCGTACCCTCGCTTTTTCTGGAAGCCGGCACGGCACCCGACCTCAGCCGGCTGCTGGAAAAGGCCGGATGGAGTGAGGCTGTTGTCAAACCGTGCATATCCGGTGGTGCGCGTCACACCTGGCGCGTTGACCGGGGCAACGCCCGCGAACTGTCTGCCGCCATCGAACCGCTCATGGCGCAGGAATCCTTCATGCTGCAACCCTTCATTGAGGATGTCCTTCATACGGGCGAAATCACTCTGATGGTAATTGGCGGCCGGTATACCCATGCGGTTCGAAAGGTGGCAAAACCCGGTGATTTCCGGGTACAGGATGATCACGGGGGCTCGGTTCATCACTGGAAGCCCACATCCGGACAGGTGGAAATCGCTGAACGCGCAATGGCGGCATGTCCGTCCCCGCCCGCCTATGGCCGGGTTGATCTGGTCCGCGATGAACGCGGACAGTGGCTGGTCATGGAGCTGGAGATCATCGAGCCCGAACTTTGGCTGCGTCATCATCCCGAAGCCGCTGAAGCGCTGGCCCGAGCGATTATCGGGGAGGTGGATTGA